Proteins encoded by one window of Pseudanabaenaceae cyanobacterium SKYG29:
- the ribH gene encoding 6,7-dimethyl-8-ribityllumazine synthase — protein sequence MTVFEGNFTDTDDLHFALVMGRFNDLVMTRLMQGCVDTLVRHGVKESNIDRAWVPGSFEIPLVARELALTGHYDAVICLGAIIRGDTPHFDYVAAEAAKGIAAASLQTGVPIIFGIITADNMQQALERAGIKVNKGGEYALNAIEMANLMRHIRKVTAVRPERYNAIPPGTDQ from the coding sequence ATGACGGTATTTGAAGGTAACTTCACCGATACAGACGATCTGCATTTTGCCCTGGTCATGGGGCGGTTTAATGACTTGGTAATGACTAGGTTAATGCAGGGATGTGTAGATACCCTTGTCCGTCATGGGGTGAAAGAAAGCAACATCGATCGGGCGTGGGTGCCTGGTAGTTTTGAAATTCCCTTGGTGGCAAGGGAGCTGGCTTTAACGGGTCACTACGATGCGGTCATTTGTCTGGGGGCAATTATTCGGGGGGACACGCCCCATTTTGACTATGTGGCAGCGGAGGCAGCTAAGGGGATTGCGGCGGCTTCCCTCCAGACAGGCGTACCGATTATTTTTGGCATTATCACTGCTGACAACATGCAACAGGCGTTGGAGCGGGCAGGAATCAAGGTGAACAAAGGGGGGGAATATGCCCTCAATGCGATCGAAATGGCAAATCTAATGCGCCACATCCGCAAAGTGACGGCAGTACGTCCTGAGCGCTATAATGCCATACCACCGGGAACAGACCAGTGA
- a CDS encoding carbon-nitrogen hydrolase family protein — translation MKAYLAAAVQMTSTPDLESNLSQAEDLIQLAVNRGAELVALPENFPFLGDEEEKRQKASTIAEWSEKFLKTMAQRYQITILGGGYPVPAAAGKFYNTALLVGPQGEELARYHKIHLFDVNLPDGNTYRESATILAGRELPPVYKSDTLGNLGLSVCYDVRFPELYRHLAQNGAEVLFVPAAFTAFTGKDHWQVLLQARAIENTCYVIAAAQVGTHYQRRQSHGHAMIVDPWGTILADAGNTPGVAIAEIQPARLEQIRRQMPCLQHMTWSCTVSL, via the coding sequence ATGAAAGCTTACCTTGCGGCGGCTGTGCAAATGACTAGTACGCCTGATTTGGAGAGTAATCTCAGCCAGGCGGAAGACCTCATTCAGTTGGCGGTTAACAGGGGTGCAGAGTTAGTTGCCCTGCCTGAAAACTTTCCCTTTTTAGGGGATGAGGAAGAAAAACGCCAAAAAGCCAGCACGATCGCTGAATGGAGCGAGAAATTCCTCAAGACTATGGCGCAGCGCTACCAGATCACGATTTTGGGGGGTGGCTATCCTGTACCAGCGGCGGCAGGTAAGTTCTATAACACGGCACTCCTGGTGGGTCCCCAAGGGGAAGAACTGGCGCGCTATCACAAAATCCATCTCTTTGATGTCAATCTGCCGGATGGCAACACCTACCGCGAATCAGCTACTATCCTGGCGGGCAGAGAATTGCCCCCTGTCTATAAGTCCGATACTTTGGGGAATTTGGGTCTGTCGGTCTGTTATGATGTCCGTTTCCCGGAACTCTATCGTCATCTTGCCCAAAACGGGGCTGAGGTTCTGTTTGTCCCTGCCGCTTTTACTGCTTTTACGGGGAAAGACCACTGGCAGGTGCTGTTGCAGGCGCGGGCGATCGAGAACACCTGTTACGTCATTGCTGCTGCGCAAGTGGGGACGCATTACCAACGCCGCCAATCCCATGGTCATGCCATGATTGTTGACCCCTGGGGCACGATTCTCGCTGATGCCGGTAACACACCAGGAGTAGCGATTGCGGAAATTCAACCAGCCCGCCTAGAGCAGATTCGCCGCCAAATGCCCTGCCTGCAGCACATGACCTGGAGTTGTACGGTTAGTCTTTAA
- a CDS encoding MltA domain-containing protein, producing MGKQLIQASLLYFLLGGVGFAQSVLVPVQEGKQVLQDEMLFTDRPRLIRAIDYSLAFLAKPSSHKFYPIGDITHDRMVRSLRRFRQLLLTSRNLEELQRQVLQEFVFYQSIGRDNQGTVLFTGYYEPVFNASRTKTDRFRYPLYRLPADFAEWERPHPTRRELETTDRLQGWELVWLADPLEVFLIHVQGSARLRLSDKEMMTVGYAGKTDRPYTSIGAELIKDGKMKPEEVNLPAIIAYFQRYPQELMDYLYRNESYIFFRETQGRPATGSIGVPVTAERSIATDKSLLPPGGLALIATTLPFFSSPSPTPSYRWVFRFVLDQDAGSAIRGPGRVDIFMGTGKTAQDRAGLIKSPGRLYYLLLKD from the coding sequence ATGGGGAAGCAGCTAATTCAGGCTAGTTTACTGTACTTTTTACTGGGGGGGGTTGGCTTTGCCCAGTCAGTATTAGTCCCTGTGCAGGAGGGGAAGCAGGTATTGCAAGATGAAATGTTGTTTACCGATCGGCCAAGGTTAATCAGAGCAATTGACTACAGTCTGGCTTTTTTGGCTAAACCCTCTTCCCACAAGTTCTACCCGATCGGCGATATTACCCACGATCGGATGGTGCGCAGTCTCAGGCGCTTTCGCCAGTTGTTGCTAACCAGCAGAAACTTAGAGGAATTACAGAGGCAAGTTTTGCAGGAGTTTGTCTTTTATCAATCGATCGGGAGAGATAATCAGGGGACGGTTTTGTTTACGGGCTATTACGAACCTGTCTTTAATGCCAGCAGAACAAAGACCGATCGGTTTCGTTATCCGCTCTATCGTCTGCCTGCAGATTTTGCTGAGTGGGAAAGACCCCATCCCACGCGCCGGGAGCTGGAAACAACGGACAGATTGCAGGGTTGGGAATTGGTCTGGTTGGCTGATCCCCTAGAAGTGTTTTTAATTCATGTGCAGGGTTCAGCACGCCTGCGCTTATCTGACAAAGAGATGATGACGGTGGGTTATGCGGGAAAGACCGATCGTCCTTACACTTCCATTGGCGCGGAGTTAATCAAAGACGGCAAGATGAAACCAGAGGAAGTGAATTTACCCGCCATTATTGCTTATTTCCAGCGCTATCCCCAGGAGTTGATGGATTATCTCTACCGCAATGAGAGTTACATCTTTTTCCGCGAAACCCAAGGTAGACCCGCTACTGGTAGTATTGGTGTGCCTGTCACAGCTGAACGATCGATTGCCACGGATAAATCGCTGCTGCCCCCTGGTGGTCTCGCCCTCATTGCCACCACCTTACCCTTTTTCTCTTCCCCTTCCCCCACTCCCTCCTACCGTTGGGTATTCCGCTTCGTTCTCGATCAGGATGCAGGCAGTGCCATTAGAGGACCAGGACGGGTAGATATTTTTATGGGTACAGGCAAGACAGCCCAAGACCGCGCTGGCTTAATCAAATCCCCTGGTCGCCTCTATTATCTGCTTCTTAAAGACTAA
- a CDS encoding peroxiredoxin, with translation MTLQLGDTVPDFTQDSSEGPIHFYEWMEDKWVVLFSHPADYTPVCTTELGEVAKLKPEFDKRNVKVIALSVDDAESHRGWIKDINETQNTTINYPILADADKKVSELYGMIHPNANPNVTVRAVFIIDPNKKLRLTLTYPPSTGRNFDEILRVIDSLQLTDNYQVATPANWKDGDDCVVVPSIPTEEAKQKFPKGVTEIKPYLRMTPQPNK, from the coding sequence ATGACTCTACAACTTGGGGATACTGTTCCTGATTTTACCCAAGACTCTTCCGAAGGACCAATCCATTTTTACGAGTGGATGGAAGACAAGTGGGTAGTTTTATTTTCTCACCCTGCTGATTATACGCCTGTGTGCACCACGGAACTGGGAGAGGTAGCCAAGCTGAAACCTGAATTTGACAAACGCAATGTCAAGGTGATTGCCCTGAGTGTGGACGACGCGGAATCCCATCGGGGTTGGATCAAGGACATCAACGAAACCCAAAATACTACGATCAACTATCCTATCCTTGCCGACGCGGATAAAAAAGTATCGGAACTCTACGGCATGATTCACCCCAACGCCAATCCCAACGTCACAGTCAGGGCAGTTTTCATCATCGACCCCAACAAAAAACTCCGTCTCACCCTCACCTATCCTCCCAGCACAGGACGCAATTTTGATGAAATCCTGCGGGTGATTGATTCTTTGCAACTGACGGATAACTATCAAGTGGCTACCCCTGCCAACTGGAAGGACGGGGATGACTGCGTGGTTGTGCCCTCCATTCCCACGGAGGAAGCCAAACAGAAATTCCCTAAAGGGGTCACAGAGATTAAACCCTACCTGCGTATGACGCCCCAACCCAATAAGTAA
- a CDS encoding iron-sulfur cluster assembly accessory protein yields the protein MITLTEAAVKRVRTLQAQRQTNAALRIGVKSGGCSGLSYTMDFVEELQPLEREYECNGVRIVINDLYRPHLEGLELDYAEDLMGGGFRFYNPNAIRSCSCGTSFATPKDMGKPVACS from the coding sequence ATGATTACTTTGACAGAAGCAGCGGTCAAGCGTGTACGTACTCTGCAGGCTCAAAGGCAAACTAATGCTGCCCTGCGTATTGGTGTTAAGAGTGGTGGTTGTTCTGGTTTGTCCTACACCATGGACTTTGTGGAGGAGTTGCAACCCCTAGAGAGGGAATATGAATGTAATGGGGTCAGAATTGTGATTAATGACCTCTATCGCCCCCATTTGGAAGGTTTGGAACTAGATTATGCAGAAGACTTGATGGGGGGTGGTTTCCGTTTCTACAATCCCAACGCGATCCGTTCCTGTAGCTGTGGCACTTCCTTTGCTACCCCCAAAGATATGGGTAAACCCGTTGCTTGCAGCTAA
- a CDS encoding MBL fold metallo-hydrolase encodes MQFTWLDSNSWLLEGQGLRILIDPWLVGALVFGGATWLFQAERSTSRPLPSGIDLILLSQGLPDHAHPPTLQVLDRSIPVVASPRAARVCQELGYSHVHVLAHHQRIQIKDLTIEALPGALVGATLRENAYVLRFADRSIYYEPHGNHDPVVQQKSPIDIVITPVIDLLLPLFGAVIRGRESTLQLCTWLKPRFLLPTAAGGDLKVSGLLLKLLRAEGSVPEMQTKLREQGLDTIVVDVQPWQPFSL; translated from the coding sequence ATGCAATTTACCTGGCTAGATAGCAATTCCTGGTTACTGGAGGGACAAGGGTTACGGATTCTCATTGACCCCTGGTTGGTGGGCGCTTTGGTTTTTGGCGGAGCGACTTGGTTGTTTCAGGCGGAGCGTTCTACGTCTCGTCCTCTACCCTCTGGTATAGACTTAATTCTGCTGTCCCAGGGCTTACCTGACCACGCCCACCCTCCTACTTTGCAGGTGCTAGACCGATCGATTCCTGTGGTGGCTTCTCCCAGGGCAGCTAGGGTTTGTCAGGAATTGGGTTACTCCCATGTTCATGTCCTTGCTCATCACCAGCGTATCCAGATCAAGGATTTAACGATCGAGGCTCTGCCTGGGGCTTTGGTGGGGGCTACTTTGCGGGAAAATGCCTACGTTCTCAGATTCGCCGATCGCTCAATTTACTACGAACCCCACGGCAATCACGATCCTGTGGTGCAGCAGAAGAGTCCGATCGATATTGTGATTACGCCTGTGATTGATTTGCTTTTACCTTTGTTTGGTGCGGTCATTAGGGGCAGAGAGTCCACATTGCAGTTGTGTACATGGTTAAAGCCGCGATTCTTACTACCAACGGCAGCGGGGGGTGACCTTAAGGTAAGCGGTCTGTTACTAAAATTGCTACGGGCAGAGGGTTCTGTCCCTGAGATGCAAACTAAACTGAGGGAGCAGGGGCTAGACACGATCGTTGTCGACGTGCAGCCTTGGCAACCTTTTTCCCTGTAA
- a CDS encoding SDR family oxidoreductase, translating into MRILVTGGAGFIGSHLLDRLLAEGHEVICLDNLYTGTRSNIAQWQEHPRFRFVKHDVIEPIDVEVEQIYHLACPASPVHYQADPIRTLKTSFLGTLHLLELAAKYNARLLLASTSEVYGDPLVHPQAEDYWGNVNCTGIRACYDEGKRVAETLAFDFQRQHRTDIRVARIFNTYGPRMLENDGRVVSNFICQALRGKDLTVYGDGSQTRSFCYVSDLVTGLIALMNSDCLLPVNLGNPGEYTILELAKTIKELVGNPIGITFQPLPQDDPQRRRPDITRAKTVLNWQPTIPLREGLEKTIADFRQRLS; encoded by the coding sequence ATGAGAATTTTAGTGACGGGGGGCGCGGGTTTTATTGGCTCCCATTTGCTCGATCGTTTGTTGGCAGAGGGCCATGAGGTAATCTGTCTGGACAATCTCTATACGGGTACGCGATCAAACATCGCCCAATGGCAGGAGCATCCTCGGTTTCGCTTTGTCAAACATGATGTGATAGAACCGATCGATGTAGAAGTGGAGCAGATTTATCATTTAGCTTGTCCTGCTTCCCCTGTCCATTATCAAGCCGACCCCATCAGAACCCTGAAGACAAGTTTTTTGGGCACTTTACATCTTTTAGAGTTAGCCGCGAAATACAACGCTCGTTTGCTACTAGCTTCCACCTCAGAAGTGTACGGTGATCCCCTTGTCCATCCCCAGGCAGAAGATTATTGGGGCAATGTCAACTGTACGGGTATTCGCGCTTGCTATGACGAAGGTAAACGGGTGGCAGAAACCCTCGCCTTTGATTTTCAGCGACAGCATAGAACAGACATTAGAGTTGCCCGCATCTTTAACACCTACGGTCCCAGAATGTTGGAAAACGATGGCAGAGTTGTGAGTAATTTTATCTGTCAAGCCCTCAGAGGTAAGGATTTAACGGTGTATGGTGATGGCTCCCAAACCCGCAGTTTTTGTTACGTGTCTGACCTAGTGACAGGTCTGATAGCTTTGATGAACAGTGATTGTCTGCTGCCCGTCAATCTGGGCAATCCAGGCGAATACACGATCTTGGAATTGGCTAAAACAATCAAAGAATTAGTCGGCAACCCCATTGGTATCACTTTCCAACCCCTGCCCCAGGATGACCCCCAACGCCGTCGCCCTGATATTACCCGTGCTAAAACTGTACTCAATTGGCAACCCACCATTCCCCTGCGGGAAGGATTAGAAAAAACCATCGCTGATTTTCGTCAGAGATTGAGTTAA
- a CDS encoding DEAD/DEAH box helicase, translating to MVAIVSTLDLSQLFPFTLDRFQLEAIAHLNANRSVVVCAPTGSGKTLIGEYAIHRAIAQGKRVFYTTPLKALSNQKLRDFRQIFGKDKVGLLTGDITLQREAPVLVMTTEIFRNMLYGTPIGEVGVSLTDVQTVVLDECHYMNDRQRGTVWEESIIYCPREIQLVALSATVANSEQLTDWINLVHGETALVYSDFRPVPLQYYFCMSKGMFPLLDEEQKEINPRLKAHYRHKPGKKPPEPPSLPFVVGQLKDREMLPAIYFIFSRRGCDQALEQMTSISLVEGEEAKELKYQIDRFLAQNPELGYSNQISALYRGIAAHHAGILPLWKTFIEELFQQGLIKIVFATETLAAGINMPARTTIISSLSKRTDEGHRLLTPSEFLQMAGRAGRRGMDTIGYVVTLQTPYEGLREAGYLATSEADPLVSQFTPSYGMVLNLLQTHSLERAKELIERSFGQYLANLSLEPKRQQLQELTEDIDRTEQLVTEVDTSQLAEYDKLKERLKEEKRLLKILIAQAEEVYHQDLVTYLPYALSGSLVTIKLPNSQRLPGVLAQKVQGSGQFPWFICFGNDNNWYVLTHKDIVTVGDIWQPEELVPPTALTIRPGATCKGTEETSALARSIPPLPEIPLPPEVSEQQRLVESLIDKIEQHPVNSWADKGNIIKKIRKLEQLKEKREALQQEVTREGQFHWQEFLSLVEILQHFNCLEGLQPTDRGKIAASLRGENELWLALVLDSGELDELAPHHLAAVCASLVTDNNRSDTWARLGVSMPVEEALTGLRGLRRKLLQMQRKLQVSIPVLLEFELVGLVEAWALGAKWQDLCQQTSLDEGDLVRLIRRTLDLLCQIPYISLLSESLRRNAERAAMLIDRFPVQDLI from the coding sequence ATGGTTGCGATAGTGAGTACCTTAGACCTTAGCCAACTCTTTCCCTTTACCCTCGATCGGTTTCAACTAGAAGCAATTGCCCATCTCAACGCCAATCGATCGGTAGTGGTTTGCGCGCCCACGGGTTCAGGAAAGACATTGATTGGCGAGTATGCTATCCATCGTGCCATTGCCCAGGGAAAACGGGTGTTCTACACTACGCCCCTCAAGGCATTATCGAACCAAAAGTTACGGGATTTCCGCCAGATTTTTGGCAAAGACAAGGTGGGTTTATTGACAGGGGATATAACTTTGCAGAGAGAAGCTCCTGTGTTAGTGATGACAACAGAGATTTTTCGCAATATGCTCTACGGCACACCGATCGGGGAAGTGGGGGTCTCTTTAACAGACGTGCAGACGGTAGTATTAGATGAGTGTCATTACATGAACGACCGCCAGCGGGGGACAGTATGGGAAGAGTCAATTATTTATTGTCCCAGAGAGATTCAACTAGTGGCTCTGTCGGCTACAGTAGCAAACAGTGAACAACTGACGGATTGGATTAACCTGGTACATGGGGAGACAGCCTTAGTTTACTCTGATTTTCGTCCCGTGCCGCTGCAGTATTACTTTTGTATGTCTAAGGGCATGTTTCCCCTTTTGGATGAAGAACAGAAAGAGATTAATCCTAGATTAAAAGCCCATTATCGCCACAAACCGGGGAAAAAACCTCCTGAGCCTCCTAGTTTACCTTTTGTCGTCGGTCAATTAAAAGACAGAGAGATGCTACCTGCCATATATTTCATTTTTAGTCGGCGGGGTTGTGACCAGGCATTAGAGCAAATGACATCCATAAGTCTAGTGGAAGGAGAAGAGGCAAAGGAGCTGAAATACCAAATCGATCGTTTTCTCGCCCAAAATCCTGAACTAGGTTACAGCAATCAGATTTCTGCCCTCTATCGGGGTATTGCCGCCCACCATGCGGGTATTTTGCCCCTGTGGAAGACATTCATTGAGGAGTTGTTTCAGCAGGGCTTGATTAAGATTGTCTTTGCTACTGAAACCCTGGCAGCGGGGATCAATATGCCTGCTAGAACCACGATTATTTCTAGTCTTTCCAAACGGACAGATGAAGGACATCGCTTGTTGACACCCTCAGAATTTCTGCAAATGGCGGGGAGAGCGGGCAGAAGGGGAATGGACACGATCGGTTATGTTGTGACTCTGCAAACACCCTACGAAGGGTTACGGGAAGCTGGTTATTTAGCCACCTCTGAGGCAGACCCCCTTGTTAGTCAATTTACACCCAGTTATGGCATGGTCTTGAATCTATTGCAGACCCATTCTCTGGAAAGGGCAAAGGAACTAATTGAGCGCAGTTTTGGGCAGTATTTAGCCAATCTCTCTTTAGAACCGAAACGCCAACAATTGCAGGAATTGACAGAGGACATCGATCGGACGGAGCAACTTGTGACGGAGGTAGATACCAGTCAGCTGGCAGAATATGACAAGTTAAAAGAGAGACTAAAAGAAGAGAAACGGTTATTAAAGATTCTCATTGCCCAGGCGGAGGAGGTCTATCATCAGGACTTGGTCACCTATCTGCCCTATGCCCTCAGTGGTTCTTTGGTGACAATTAAGTTACCCAATAGTCAGCGCCTGCCAGGGGTTCTAGCCCAGAAAGTGCAGGGGTCGGGGCAATTCCCCTGGTTTATCTGTTTTGGCAATGACAACAACTGGTATGTGTTGACTCACAAAGACATCGTTACAGTAGGGGATATTTGGCAGCCAGAGGAGTTAGTCCCTCCCACCGCTTTAACTATACGTCCCGGTGCTACCTGCAAAGGCACAGAGGAGACAAGCGCATTAGCCCGATCGATTCCGCCCCTACCCGAGATACCTTTACCCCCTGAAGTGTCAGAGCAACAGCGGCTAGTGGAGTCTCTGATAGACAAAATTGAACAACACCCTGTCAACAGTTGGGCTGATAAGGGCAATATCATCAAAAAGATACGCAAGTTAGAGCAACTGAAAGAAAAGAGAGAAGCATTACAGCAAGAGGTGACCAGGGAAGGACAGTTTCACTGGCAGGAATTCCTCAGCCTCGTGGAGATTCTGCAACACTTTAATTGTCTAGAGGGCTTGCAACCGACCGATCGGGGCAAAATTGCGGCTTCTTTGCGGGGGGAAAATGAATTGTGGCTAGCATTGGTGTTGGATTCAGGGGAACTAGATGAATTAGCCCCCCATCATTTAGCGGCGGTATGTGCCTCTTTGGTGACCGATAACAATCGATCGGACACATGGGCGCGCTTAGGGGTATCAATGCCGGTAGAAGAGGCGTTGACAGGGCTGCGGGGTTTACGGCGGAAGTTGTTACAGATGCAAAGGAAACTACAAGTCAGCATTCCTGTTTTGTTGGAGTTTGAATTAGTCGGTTTGGTGGAAGCCTGGGCTTTGGGGGCAAAATGGCAAGACCTCTGTCAGCAGACCAGTTTAGATGAAGGAGATTTAGTAAGACTTATTCGTCGCACCCTTGACCTCCTCTGTCAGATTCCTTACATCAGTTTATTGTCGGAATCACTGCGCAGGAATGCGGAAAGAGCAGCCATGTTGATCGATCGTTTCCCTGTCCAAGACCTCATTTAA
- a CDS encoding DUF2862 domain-containing protein, with the protein MRVGQKVRVKTCRDRVSKEIAAKIGQVGIIQGEKIVDGGKMGYIVTFSDNQGTWFFPDELEPLN; encoded by the coding sequence ATGAGAGTTGGACAAAAAGTAAGAGTTAAAACCTGTCGCGATCGGGTCTCCAAGGAAATTGCGGCTAAGATTGGGCAGGTAGGTATTATTCAGGGAGAAAAGATTGTAGATGGAGGTAAGATGGGCTACATTGTTACCTTCTCTGACAACCAGGGCACTTGGTTTTTCCCTGATGAACTCGAACCGCTTAACTAA
- a CDS encoding TIGR04376 family protein, whose protein sequence is MGLIEDIKRFLELRLEDFIKQNPWLELQLLDDKLQQQEDEVAKLIATLTQQENQYQQKILALAEDVALWHKRAQKAREANRLDLATAAQEREAILLREGNQVWAQMELVKQRVSQAQDLLKQIKSRRQEVQAKIRDLEKQTDRSTWQSYRSSFSQSFDKESDPLEQEFRRWELEEELEALKRKMR, encoded by the coding sequence ATGGGATTAATTGAAGACATCAAACGCTTTCTGGAATTACGCCTGGAGGACTTCATCAAGCAAAACCCCTGGCTGGAGCTGCAATTGCTAGATGACAAACTACAGCAGCAGGAAGATGAGGTGGCTAAACTAATTGCTACTCTGACCCAGCAGGAGAATCAATATCAGCAAAAGATTCTAGCCCTAGCAGAGGATGTAGCTCTTTGGCATAAACGCGCCCAGAAGGCTAGGGAAGCCAATCGCCTCGACCTTGCCACCGCCGCCCAGGAACGGGAAGCTATCCTCCTCAGGGAAGGGAATCAGGTTTGGGCACAGATGGAATTGGTGAAACAAAGGGTTAGTCAAGCCCAGGACTTGCTCAAGCAAATTAAGAGTCGTCGCCAGGAAGTGCAAGCTAAGATCAGGGACTTGGAGAAACAGACCGATCGATCGACTTGGCAGAGTTACCGTTCTTCTTTTAGCCAATCCTTTGATAAAGAAAGCGACCCCCTAGAGCAAGAATTCCGCCGTTGGGAACTAGAAGAAGAGTTAGAAGCCCTCAAGCGGAAGATGCGTTAG
- the thiC gene encoding phosphomethylpyrimidine synthase ThiC, giving the protein MTIALDRPSTLPRRGEFRGTQMYCARQGIITEEMRYVAHREGVDVELVRSEVARGRAIIPANKNHTNLEPMGIGIAFRCKVNANIGASPTSSGLEEELEKLRLAIKYGADTVMDLSTGGGDLDEIRTAIIKNSPVPIGTVPVYQALESVHGRVEKLTADDFLHVIEKHAQQGVDYMTIHAGILLEHLPLVKNRLTGIVSRGGGILARWMLYHHKQNPLYTHFDDIIEIFKKYDVSFSLGDSLRPGCLHDASDAAQLAELKTLGQLTRRAWQHDVQVMVEGPGHVPMDQIEFNVKKQMEECSEAPFYVLGPLVTDIAPGYDHITSAIGAALAGWYGTAMLCYVTPKEHLGLPNAEDVRNGLIAYKIAAHAADIARKRPGARDRDDELSRARYNFDWNRQFELALDPERAREYHDETLPQDIYKTAEFCSMCGPKFCPMQTKVDAEALQELEKFLASNQS; this is encoded by the coding sequence ATGACGATCGCTTTAGACCGTCCCTCCACCTTGCCAAGACGGGGGGAATTTCGGGGTACGCAGATGTATTGCGCCCGCCAAGGTATTATCACCGAAGAGATGCGCTACGTTGCCCACCGCGAAGGGGTAGATGTGGAGCTAGTCCGATCGGAGGTAGCCAGAGGCAGAGCCATTATCCCCGCTAACAAGAACCACACCAACCTGGAGCCCATGGGCATCGGTATTGCCTTCCGGTGCAAGGTAAATGCCAATATTGGGGCATCCCCCACCTCTTCGGGTCTGGAGGAGGAATTGGAAAAACTCCGCCTTGCCATCAAATATGGGGCAGATACAGTTATGGACTTGTCCACTGGGGGCGGCGACCTAGATGAGATTCGCACTGCCATTATTAAAAACTCCCCCGTACCGATCGGGACTGTACCTGTCTATCAAGCCTTGGAAAGTGTCCACGGCAGGGTAGAAAAACTGACTGCTGATGACTTCCTCCATGTGATCGAGAAGCATGCCCAACAAGGGGTGGACTACATGACCATCCATGCCGGGATTTTGCTGGAGCATTTGCCTCTAGTGAAGAATCGTTTGACGGGCATTGTTTCTCGGGGTGGCGGCATTTTGGCCAGATGGATGCTCTATCACCACAAGCAGAACCCCCTCTACACCCACTTTGATGACATCATCGAAATTTTCAAAAAGTACGATGTCTCCTTCAGTTTGGGGGATTCCCTACGTCCCGGTTGTTTACATGATGCCAGTGATGCTGCCCAACTGGCGGAGTTAAAAACTTTGGGACAACTGACCCGCCGTGCTTGGCAACACGATGTGCAGGTGATGGTGGAGGGTCCTGGACATGTCCCCATGGACCAAATTGAATTCAACGTGAAAAAGCAGATGGAGGAATGCTCTGAAGCTCCCTTCTATGTCCTTGGTCCCTTGGTCACGGATATTGCCCCTGGCTATGACCACATCACCTCAGCGATCGGGGCGGCTTTGGCGGGTTGGTACGGCACAGCCATGCTCTGCTATGTCACGCCTAAGGAACACCTGGGCTTACCTAATGCGGAAGATGTACGCAACGGTTTAATTGCCTACAAGATTGCTGCCCATGCCGCTGATATTGCCCGTAAACGTCCGGGGGCCAGAGATAGAGATGATGAACTGTCCCGTGCCCGCTACAATTTCGACTGGAATCGCCAGTTTGAACTAGCCCTTGACCCAGAACGCGCCCGCGAGTACCACGACGAAACCCTGCCCCAGGACATCTACAAAACCGCTGAATTCTGCTCTATGTGCGGTCCCAAGTTCTGTCCCATGCAGACCAAAGTGGATGCGGAAGCCCTGCAAGAGCTAGAGAAATTCCTGGCTAGCAACCAGTCCTAA